From a single Collimonas pratensis genomic region:
- a CDS encoding branched-chain amino acid ABC transporter permease, which yields MDWWDGFWSTYNTVIFSLGVNAMLALSIYVTLSCGLLSLANAAFMGIGAYAASLISMQTGLPFPVALAVGGALPALVALIIGIPTLRLSGVYLAMATLGFGEVVRVVVLNMDITGGPLGLNGIPLKTEWWHIVLLLALTLYILARMRRSKIGRAFEAIKEDEVAARLMGVNVAGYKLLAFVIGAAIAGVAGGLNAHYTFTIGPGNYAFENAVEILTMAVFGGTGSLVGPTLGGMILTLLPEALRDFNSYRAVVNGLILVLVILYLPKGIWDPRRIRHWVKTFSQRKPQAGGSN from the coding sequence ATGGACTGGTGGGACGGCTTCTGGTCGACCTATAACACCGTGATCTTCAGCCTCGGCGTCAACGCCATGCTGGCGCTGTCGATCTATGTCACCCTCTCGTGCGGCCTGCTATCGCTGGCGAACGCCGCCTTCATGGGCATCGGCGCCTACGCTGCCTCGCTGATCAGCATGCAGACCGGCCTGCCGTTCCCGGTGGCGCTGGCGGTCGGCGGCGCGCTGCCGGCGCTGGTGGCGCTGATCATCGGCATCCCCACCCTGCGCCTGTCCGGCGTCTACCTGGCGATGGCCACCCTCGGCTTCGGCGAAGTGGTGCGGGTGGTGGTGCTCAACATGGATATCACCGGCGGCCCGCTCGGTCTCAACGGCATCCCCTTGAAGACCGAGTGGTGGCATATCGTGCTGCTGCTGGCGCTGACGCTCTACATCCTGGCGCGCATGCGGCGCTCCAAGATCGGCCGCGCCTTCGAAGCCATCAAGGAAGATGAAGTGGCGGCGCGCCTGATGGGCGTCAACGTCGCCGGCTACAAGCTGCTGGCGTTCGTCATCGGCGCCGCCATTGCCGGCGTCGCCGGCGGCCTCAACGCCCACTACACCTTCACCATCGGTCCCGGCAACTATGCTTTCGAAAACGCGGTCGAAATCCTGACGATGGCGGTGTTCGGCGGCACCGGCAGCCTGGTCGGCCCGACGCTGGGCGGCATGATCCTGACCCTGTTGCCGGAAGCGCTGCGCGACTTCAACAGCTACCGCGCGGTAGTCAACGGCCTGATCCTGGTGCTGGTGATCCTGTACCTGCCGAAAGGCATCTGGGATCCGCGCCGGATCCGTCACTGGGTTAAAACTTTCTCTCAGCGCAAGCCGCAAGCTGGAGGATCCAACTAA
- a CDS encoding branched-chain amino acid ABC transporter permease: MLEQQLINALSLGSVYALFALGFTLVFGVLGVINLSHGAIFMLGSYAALLLIEHFALPLWLAMLAAMLVSGLIGLAVDCLVLRPLRARNAPHLAPMIATIGVATILTSLAQGLFGAENKRFPVGTIPEESYNWGNLHVTAVQIGIVVISFILMLVLLAVMRRTQLGRALRAIAESPKAAYLLGINVEGLFYLTSFAAAALGGAAGVLVGLSFNAITPFMGQPMLHKGIAVIILGGMGDIRGAMIAGLFLGFAEVLTVAYISSDFRDAVGFGLLFLILLVKPSGMFGKVLERKA; encoded by the coding sequence ATGCTTGAACAACAACTCATCAACGCCCTCTCGCTGGGCAGCGTCTATGCGCTGTTTGCGCTGGGTTTCACGCTGGTTTTCGGCGTGCTGGGCGTGATCAATCTTTCGCACGGCGCCATTTTCATGCTGGGCAGCTACGCCGCCCTGCTGCTGATTGAACATTTCGCATTGCCGCTGTGGCTGGCGATGCTGGCTGCCATGCTGGTCTCCGGCCTGATCGGCCTGGCGGTCGACTGTCTGGTGCTGCGGCCGCTGCGGGCGCGCAACGCACCGCATCTGGCGCCGATGATCGCCACCATCGGCGTCGCCACCATCCTGACCAGCCTGGCGCAAGGCTTGTTCGGCGCCGAAAACAAACGCTTCCCGGTCGGTACCATTCCAGAAGAAAGCTATAACTGGGGCAACCTGCACGTCACCGCGGTGCAGATCGGCATCGTCGTGATTTCCTTCATCCTGATGCTGGTGCTGCTGGCGGTGATGCGCCGCACCCAGCTGGGACGCGCGCTGCGCGCCATCGCCGAATCACCCAAGGCGGCCTACCTGCTGGGCATCAATGTCGAAGGCCTGTTCTACCTGACCTCGTTTGCCGCGGCCGCCCTCGGCGGCGCCGCCGGCGTGCTGGTCGGCCTGTCGTTCAACGCCATCACCCCTTTCATGGGACAACCGATGCTGCACAAGGGCATCGCCGTCATCATCCTGGGCGGCATGGGCGATATCCGCGGCGCCATGATCGCCGGCCTGTTCCTCGGCTTCGCTGAAGTGCTGACCGTGGCCTATATCTCCAGCGATTTCCGCGACGCCGTCGGCTTCGGCCTGCTGTTCCTGATCTTGCTGGTCAAGCCTTCCGGCATGTTCGGCAAAGTGCTGGAAAGGAAGGCCTGA
- a CDS encoding ABC transporter substrate-binding protein codes for MQFKTLLKTLPLLMLAAGLGSAAHAADVKLGLAAALTGPAAKYGVAIKNGFTLAADEVNAAGGVNGNKLQLIIEDEQGKKEEAINVFKKLIFKDKALLVFGPTLSNSAFAADPIANAAKVVAFGTSNTADGITAMGPFTFRNSVMEADVLPVTTRAAVKHFGIKKVAIIYGNDDAFTKSGYDVFKGTLADQKVPVTTTEAYAKGDVDFKAQLTKIKASNPDAIVCSCLTEEAANIILQTRALGMKQPFIGGNGLNSPKLFDIAKGAGDDTIMGSPWSPENLTPANKAFIAAYKAKFGSDPDQFAAQAYDALHVVADALKKIKLSGAIDKDRIALQQALPSVTIEGATGKFAFRKAPAVTGKEVGYDAQQEAIVNIAKGGKFILLK; via the coding sequence ATGCAATTCAAAACCCTATTGAAAACGCTGCCATTGCTGATGCTGGCCGCCGGCCTGGGCAGCGCCGCCCACGCCGCCGACGTCAAACTCGGCCTGGCCGCGGCCCTGACCGGCCCGGCCGCCAAATACGGCGTCGCCATCAAGAACGGCTTTACGCTGGCCGCCGATGAAGTCAACGCCGCCGGCGGCGTCAACGGCAACAAGCTGCAACTGATCATCGAAGACGAACAAGGCAAGAAAGAAGAAGCCATCAACGTCTTCAAGAAACTGATCTTCAAGGACAAGGCGCTGCTGGTATTCGGCCCGACCCTGTCCAACTCGGCCTTCGCCGCCGACCCGATCGCCAATGCCGCCAAGGTCGTCGCCTTCGGCACCAGCAACACCGCCGACGGCATCACTGCCATGGGCCCGTTCACCTTCCGTAACTCCGTAATGGAAGCCGACGTCCTGCCGGTCACCACGCGCGCCGCGGTCAAGCATTTCGGCATCAAGAAAGTCGCCATCATCTATGGCAACGACGACGCCTTCACCAAGAGCGGCTACGACGTCTTCAAGGGCACCCTGGCTGACCAGAAAGTCCCGGTCACCACCACCGAAGCCTATGCCAAGGGCGACGTCGACTTCAAGGCGCAGCTGACCAAGATCAAGGCTTCCAATCCGGACGCCATCGTCTGCTCCTGCCTGACCGAAGAAGCCGCCAACATCATCCTGCAAACCCGCGCGCTGGGCATGAAGCAACCCTTCATCGGCGGCAACGGCCTGAATTCGCCGAAGCTGTTCGACATAGCCAAAGGCGCCGGCGACGACACCATCATGGGCAGCCCATGGTCGCCAGAAAACCTGACGCCGGCCAACAAGGCATTCATCGCCGCCTACAAGGCCAAATTCGGCAGCGATCCGGACCAGTTTGCGGCGCAAGCCTACGATGCTCTGCATGTGGTGGCCGATGCGTTGAAAAAGATCAAGCTGAGCGGCGCCATCGACAAGGACCGCATCGCCCTGCAGCAAGCCCTGCCGTCGGTAACGATTGAAGGCGCCACCGGCAAGTTCGCCTTCCGCAAAGCCCCGGCCGTCACCGGCAAGGAAGTCGGCTACGATGCGCAGCAGGAAGCGATTGTGAATATTGCCAAGGGCGGTAAGTTCATCTTGTTGAAATAA
- the argH gene encoding argininosuccinate lyase, protein MTAQLSKKGEAWSARFSEPVSDLVKRYTASVFFDKRLAEVDIQGSLAHAEMLAYQKIISADDYAAIQKGMAQIQGEIAGGKFEWLLDLEDVHLNIEKRLTELVGDAGKRLHTGRSRNDQVATDIRLYLRGAIDDISGLLRDLRLALLDLAEQHADTILPGFTHMQVAQPITFGHHVLAYVEMFGRDAERMQDCRKRVNRLPLGAAALAGTTFAIDRERVAKTLGFDDVCRNSLDAVSDRDFAIEFCAAAALVMTHVSRMSEELVIWMSPRIGFIDIADRFCTGSSIMPQKKNPDVPELARGKTGRVNGHLIALLTLMKGQPLAYNKDNQEDKEPLFDTVDTITDTLRIFADMARGITVKPEAMRAAALQGYATATDLADYLVKKGLPFRDAHEAVAHAVRSCVDQGCDLSDLSLDQLRAFSPLIENDIFQVLTLEGSVAARDHIGGTAPRQVRLAIQHLRQQLG, encoded by the coding sequence ATGACAGCACAACTCTCCAAAAAAGGCGAAGCTTGGTCGGCTCGTTTCTCCGAACCGGTCTCCGATCTGGTCAAACGTTACACGGCGTCGGTATTTTTCGACAAGCGCCTGGCCGAGGTCGATATCCAGGGCTCGCTGGCACATGCCGAGATGCTTGCATATCAAAAAATCATCAGCGCCGACGACTATGCAGCGATCCAAAAGGGCATGGCCCAGATCCAGGGCGAAATCGCCGGCGGCAAGTTTGAATGGCTGCTGGACCTGGAAGACGTCCACCTCAACATCGAGAAGCGCCTGACCGAACTGGTCGGCGACGCCGGCAAGCGCCTGCACACTGGCCGTTCGCGCAACGATCAGGTGGCCACCGACATCCGCCTCTACCTGCGTGGCGCCATCGACGACATCAGCGGCTTGCTGCGCGATCTGCGCCTGGCGCTGTTGGACCTGGCGGAACAGCACGCCGACACCATCCTGCCCGGCTTCACCCATATGCAGGTAGCGCAGCCAATCACTTTCGGCCACCACGTGCTGGCTTATGTTGAAATGTTCGGCCGCGATGCCGAGCGCATGCAGGATTGCCGCAAGCGCGTCAACCGCCTGCCGCTGGGCGCCGCCGCCCTGGCCGGCACCACGTTTGCAATCGACCGTGAGCGCGTCGCAAAAACACTTGGCTTCGACGATGTCTGCCGCAATTCGCTGGATGCCGTCTCGGACCGCGACTTCGCCATCGAATTCTGCGCCGCCGCGGCGCTGGTGATGACCCACGTCTCGCGCATGTCGGAAGAACTGGTGATCTGGATGAGCCCGCGCATCGGCTTCATCGATATCGCAGACCGCTTCTGCACCGGCTCTTCGATCATGCCGCAAAAGAAGAATCCCGACGTGCCGGAACTGGCGCGCGGCAAGACCGGCCGCGTCAACGGCCACCTGATCGCCCTGCTGACCCTGATGAAAGGCCAGCCGCTGGCCTACAACAAGGACAACCAGGAAGACAAGGAACCGCTGTTCGACACCGTCGACACGATTACCGACACGCTGCGCATCTTCGCCGACATGGCGCGCGGCATCACGGTCAAGCCGGAAGCGATGCGCGCCGCCGCGCTGCAAGGCTACGCCACCGCCACCGACCTGGCCGACTACCTGGTCAAGAAAGGCCTGCCTTTCCGCGACGCCCACGAAGCCGTGGCGCATGCCGTGCGCAGCTGCGTCGACCAGGGCTGCGACCTGAGCGACCTGTCGCTGGATCAGCTGCGCGCTTTCTCGCCGCTGATCGAAAACGACATCTTCCAGGTGCTGACGCTGGAAGGTTCGGTCGCCGCGCGCGACCATATCGGCGGCACGGCGCCGCGCCAGGTGCGTCTGGCAATCCAGCATTTACGCCAGCAGTTAGGCTGA
- a CDS encoding histidine kinase, with the protein MPFDQTVDDAPPQQSGALVIPDGCNLGVVFRTLIVVNLAAMAAILLRSDGLIAAINSFVESAMLIEPSCFLSLSLLCGLHRIGHRFPLVMQRILCALAPALVTVAVIWLLSGFDWFLNGFSHLGGSGGVLRAALVAALFGIGLQHYFELRARAFSPVLVEARLQALQARIRPHFLFNSLNAVLSLIRSEPRRAEAALEDLADLIRVLMRDGRAMTTLEKEIRLCRQYLSIEKIRLGDRLRVQWEREGISDEVVYRAQIPTLLLQPLIENAVHYGVEPSTEPALIQIKLSHSLERIEIVITNPYNPYSGKGVAALPEGNQMALENIRERLALLYDVEAQLTTSTTLGQFQVRASFPYVKAALAKPPASK; encoded by the coding sequence ATGCCTTTTGACCAGACCGTTGATGATGCGCCGCCACAGCAATCCGGCGCGCTGGTGATCCCGGACGGCTGCAATCTGGGCGTGGTGTTCCGCACGCTGATCGTGGTGAATCTGGCCGCCATGGCGGCGATCCTGTTGCGCAGCGACGGTCTGATTGCGGCGATCAACAGTTTTGTCGAATCGGCCATGCTTATTGAGCCATCCTGTTTTCTTTCTTTGTCGCTGCTGTGCGGCCTGCATCGGATCGGCCACCGTTTTCCGCTGGTGATGCAGCGGATCTTGTGCGCGCTGGCGCCGGCGCTGGTGACGGTGGCGGTGATCTGGCTGCTGTCGGGTTTCGACTGGTTCCTCAACGGTTTTTCCCATCTCGGCGGCAGCGGCGGCGTCTTGCGCGCAGCCTTGGTGGCGGCCTTGTTCGGCATCGGCCTGCAGCACTATTTCGAATTGCGCGCGCGCGCCTTTTCGCCAGTGCTGGTGGAAGCGCGCCTGCAGGCTTTGCAGGCAAGGATACGGCCGCATTTCCTGTTCAACAGCCTCAACGCCGTCTTGTCGCTGATCCGCAGCGAGCCGCGCCGGGCCGAGGCAGCGCTGGAAGACCTGGCCGACCTGATCCGTGTGCTGATGCGCGACGGCCGCGCCATGACCACGCTGGAAAAGGAAATCCGCCTCTGCCGCCAGTATCTGTCGATAGAAAAGATACGCCTGGGCGACCGTTTGCGCGTGCAATGGGAGCGCGAAGGCATCAGCGACGAAGTGGTGTACCGGGCGCAAATCCCGACCCTGCTGTTGCAGCCGCTGATCGAAAACGCGGTGCACTATGGCGTCGAGCCGAGCACCGAGCCGGCCCTGATCCAGATCAAGCTCAGCCATTCGCTGGAGCGGATCGAGATCGTCATCACCAATCCCTACAATCCCTACAGCGGCAAGGGCGTCGCCGCGCTGCCGGAAGGGAACCAGATGGCGCTGGAGAATATCCGCGAGCGGCTGGCGCTGCTATACGATGTCGAGGCGCAGCTGACCACCAGCACCACGCTCGGGCAGTTCCAGGTGCGCGCCAGCTTCCCCTATGTCAAGGCAGCGCTGGCGAAGCCGCCGGCCAGCAAGTAG
- a CDS encoding LytR/AlgR family response regulator transcription factor, producing the protein MIPRIFIVDDEAPARARLSTLLSDIVADCPHYLVGEAAHAQAALEGIAATAPDLVLLDVQMPGMSGLQLAEQLVSRADAAKAEAPLIIFVTAYDDYALNAFEVQAFDYLVKPVRAARLAQAIARASRLRKPSQPFVAPAADGATAAPRQHFAVQERGRMSLVPMGEVLYLKAELKYVTLRTKNKEYLIEDSLVSIEEELAAYFVRVHRNALVARNAIIGVERGIYVAEGEGDADKPQEVWQVILRDIDHRLPISRRQWAVIKALVR; encoded by the coding sequence ATGATTCCTCGCATTTTCATTGTCGACGACGAAGCCCCCGCGCGCGCCCGGCTGAGCACGCTGCTGTCCGATATCGTCGCCGACTGCCCGCACTACCTGGTGGGCGAAGCCGCCCATGCGCAAGCCGCGCTGGAAGGGATTGCCGCCACGGCGCCGGACCTGGTGCTGCTGGACGTGCAGATGCCAGGCATGAGCGGCCTGCAGCTGGCCGAGCAGCTGGTGAGCCGAGCGGACGCGGCCAAGGCCGAGGCGCCGCTGATCATTTTCGTGACGGCGTATGACGATTACGCCTTGAATGCATTCGAGGTGCAAGCCTTCGACTATCTGGTCAAGCCGGTGCGCGCGGCACGGTTGGCGCAAGCCATCGCACGCGCCAGCCGTTTGCGCAAGCCGTCGCAGCCGTTTGTTGCGCCTGCAGCGGACGGGGCAACGGCAGCGCCGCGCCAGCATTTCGCCGTGCAGGAACGCGGCCGCATGTCGCTGGTGCCGATGGGCGAGGTGCTGTATCTGAAGGCGGAGCTGAAGTACGTCACGCTGCGCACCAAGAACAAGGAATACCTGATCGAGGATTCGCTGGTGTCGATCGAAGAAGAGCTGGCGGCATACTTTGTGCGGGTGCACCGCAATGCGCTGGTGGCGCGCAACGCCATCATCGGCGTCGAGCGTGGCATCTATGTCGCGGAGGGAGAGGGCGACGCCGACAAGCCGCAGGAAGTCTGGCAAGTCATCCTGCGCGACATCGACCACCGCTTGCCGATTTCAAGACGGCAATGGGCGGTGATCAAAGCCCTGGTGCGATAA